The Nitrospirales bacterium genome includes a window with the following:
- a CDS encoding bifunctional nuclease family protein, with translation MLNQMNVRGLLFDPYNNAYIVILRDEQNSDMLPIWVGKAEASAISFALERIAPPRPMTHDLMKAILDSMEAKVISVVLTDLKENTYFAKIHLLYGDSEFSIDSRPSDAIAVALRTEAPIFATADVLHKQSSEELERWLENLKPEDFGKFES, from the coding sequence ATGCTCAATCAAATGAATGTTCGGGGATTGCTCTTTGACCCCTACAATAATGCATACATTGTGATCTTGAGAGATGAGCAGAATTCCGATATGTTGCCAATTTGGGTTGGCAAGGCCGAGGCCAGCGCCATTAGTTTCGCACTTGAGCGTATCGCCCCCCCTCGCCCTATGACTCATGACTTAATGAAAGCTATTCTGGACAGTATGGAAGCCAAGGTCATTAGCGTCGTTCTCACAGACCTGAAAGAAAATACATACTTTGCGAAAATTCACTTACTCTATGGAGATTCAGAATTTTCGATCGACTCACGCCCTAGTGATGCCATTGCCGTGGCCTTACGGACTGAAGCACCAATTTTCGCCACCGCTGACGTTCTGCATAAGCAAAGCTCTGAAGAACTCGAACGCTGGCTGGAAAATCTCAAGCCCGAAGATTTTGGGAAGTTCGAAAGCTAG